A region of the Sodalis ligni genome:
CCACCACCAGCGGCACCGGCTCTGACGTTAGCAGCGCCAGCGTGATAAGCGATCCGGCGCTGGGGGTAAAATATCCGCTGTTCGACGAGGGGATTTATCCCGATATCGCCCTGCTGGACCCCCAATTGACGGTATCGGTGCCTCAGTCAGTGACCGCCAATACCGGCATGGACGTCCTGACCCACGCCATCGAAGCCTATGTCTCCACCGGCGCCAGCGATTTCAGCGATGCGCTGGCGGAAAAGGCCGCCCAACTGGTGTTCCATTTTTTGCCCGCCGCCTGCCGCAAGGGAGATTGCCTGCCATCACGGGAAAGGATGCACAACGCCGCTACGTTGGCCGGCATGGCGTTCAGCCAGGCCGGGCTGGGCATGACCCATGCCATCGCCCACCAGTTCGGCGGCCAGCTGCACGTGGCGCACGGCTTGGCCAATGCATTGCTGTTAACCGAGGTGATCCGCTTTAACAGCCGGGATACCCGGGCGACGAAAAAATATGCCCGCCTGTCCCGGTTATGCGCGCTGGCGCCCTGGCAAAGCGACGACCGGGCCGCCTTGCAGCAGTTACTCAATCACATCGCCCAGATGAAACGCGAAATCGGCATTGCCCCGTCGTTAAGCGCCTTATCACTGGGGAGTGAAAAAATACGCCTCGCCAGGCCGGCGATGGTAAGCGCGGCATTACATGACGCTACCCTTGCCACCAATCCGCGTCCGGTAGCGGACAGGGATATCGAGGCGATAATAGACGCCGTTGTTTAGCTCAAAAGCAGGCCAACATGAATACCGATGGTAAAACCGAACGCGTGATTCAGGAATATGTCCCCGGCAAACAAATCACGCTGGCGCATTTAATCGCCAATCCCAATAAAGATATTTATAAAAAGCTCGGCCTGAATGAAGATGACGATGCCATCGGTATTCTTACCATCACACCCAGCGAAGGGTCGATTATTGCCAGCGATATCGCCACCAAGTCCGGCGCGGTAAAAATCGGCTTTATCGATAGGTTTACCGGCGCGGTGATTATTTGCGGCGACGTCTCGTCAGTGGAGTATGCCCTAAAGCAGGTGATATATACCCTGGGGGACGTAATGAAATTCACGCCCTGCCCACTGACCCGGACCTGAGGAATGAAACGTTTGCTGCTGCTGGGACCGAGCCGGTCGGGGAAAACCACCTTATTGCAGTGTTTACGCGGCGAGCCGCTGGTGTACCGGAAAACCCAGTCAATGGTCTATTTGGACGACGCCATCGACAGCCCCGGAGAATATATCGAGCACCGCCATTTCTATAATGCGCTGCTCTCCAGCGCCTATGAAGCCGACGTGGTGGGGCTGGTGCAAAACCTTGACAGTGAAAATGGTTATTTCTCACCCATGTTTGCCACCCTGTTTAATAAACCGGTTATCGGCATCATCACCAAGATGGATATTCCGGTAAGTGAAAAACAGCGGGAATTTATTATTTATCAATTAAAGCAGGCCGGCGCAGATCCGCTTTTCTGCGTATCGGCCACGGGGCGGAAAGGTTTAACGCCGCTGCTGACGTATCTGAAATAATATTTCGGAGCAACAGATGACACACCTTATTTTGGCGGTTAATTCCGGCAGTTCCTCGCTTAAATTTGAATTATTTTCCATGCCGGATGAAATCACCCTGGCTAAAGGGCTGTTTGAACGGTTGGGCACCGGCAGCGCGTTATTTACCCTGCAAGCCGACGGCAATAAATACCGGGTCACCCTGCCCATCAGCAATCATCAGCAGGCGGCGGATTATCTGCTGGATGCGCTGGTGAAGCACGGCATCGTCACCTCTCTGGCAACCATCGGCGGCGTCGGCCACCGCGTCGCCCACGGCGGCGAATATTTCAAGGATTCAGCGCTGATCGACCCGTC
Encoded here:
- a CDS encoding EutP/PduV family microcompartment system protein, whose amino-acid sequence is MKRLLLLGPSRSGKTTLLQCLRGEPLVYRKTQSMVYLDDAIDSPGEYIEHRHFYNALLSSAYEADVVGLVQNLDSENGYFSPMFATLFNKPVIGIITKMDIPVSEKQREFIIYQLKQAGADPLFCVSATGRKGLTPLLTYLK
- the eutS gene encoding ethanolamine utilization microcompartment protein EutS, which encodes MNTDGKTERVIQEYVPGKQITLAHLIANPNKDIYKKLGLNEDDDAIGILTITPSEGSIIASDIATKSGAVKIGFIDRFTGAVIICGDVSSVEYALKQVIYTLGDVMKFTPCPLTRT
- a CDS encoding 1-propanol dehydrogenase PduQ, which codes for MKRFWIPTRVYSGTDSLDQLERYRGKDVWVVCDAFLARSDAITRLTAHLDADRVSLFSDIMPDPPITTVVAGISLLQAIKPQVVIGFGGGSAIDAAKAMVFFGRKLGITIETFIAIPTTSGTGSDVSSASVISDPALGVKYPLFDEGIYPDIALLDPQLTVSVPQSVTANTGMDVLTHAIEAYVSTGASDFSDALAEKAAQLVFHFLPAACRKGDCLPSRERMHNAATLAGMAFSQAGLGMTHAIAHQFGGQLHVAHGLANALLLTEVIRFNSRDTRATKKYARLSRLCALAPWQSDDRAALQQLLNHIAQMKREIGIAPSLSALSLGSEKIRLARPAMVSAALHDATLATNPRPVADRDIEAIIDAVV